The region CGTCTGTGGCCCGCGCATTCCGCTTGCCAAGCGCTTCACCAATCCGCTTCCATTCCCGATCCAATTCCGCCTCATACCTATGCAAGATGTCCGCCGCCTCCCGCAGCAAACGAAGCAAATGATCGTTTAATTCCTTCGACATGCCCATCCTCCCCCCCCCGCATCCCCGCTGGTTATCGACTACTTTGATCATCTACTTTCTTAATTCGCTCGGTCAATTCCTTCTTTTGCCCGTCACGTTTGTCCAAGAGCACTTAAAAAATCCGACAAACATAGGGATTTAATGGAACGGATAATTGTCATAAAATTTAAACAGATTTACTAAAGCGCTTACAGCGCTTATCATTCAAAAAAAGGGGGAGGAGAAACGCCATGGAAATGGCAGCAAAACCGGTCATCATTGGGGGGCGCACGGCGAAAAAGCCATTGCTCGCCGCATTGTTGGGAGGGTTTTTGTTTCTTGGCGCTTTGCTGTCTATCTTTGGGCTGACAGGCGTCGCCTATGCCGTGCCGATCAGTGGAGTCGGCGAATTTACCGTTCAGTTCGACAAGATGAACGGCACCGGGTTTAAAATGTACGGCGGAGTCGCAGAAGCTGGAAATGCACCGCAAACACCCGTATTTGTCAACGAAATCGAAAAAGCGACGATTCAAGGCCTTCGGATTTCAAAAGATTTTCCAGCGCTCGGCATCCGCGTCATCATTGCAGCCAGCGAGCCAGTGTCAATCGACGGGCTCGTGCAAAAAGCGACGCAAATTAACGGAAACATCTCCTTCGGCAGCTTGACGATGAAAGAAAGCTATGTCGGCGATGTGAGCAATCCGGTCGAAAAAGCCGCCAAAGAGTTCACCCAAGGGGCCGACAACATTACGATCGAAAACGGAGATTTGAAAACGGTTTACTTATTCCAACAAAAAGTCACTCTTCCTGGCATGAAAGTCTATTTCGAAAAATTGAATTAACAAAGGGATGAGAACCATTGAATACGATTCGTTCCTGTTGGCAGGCGTTCGGGCGCTGGCGCAGACGGCGCCCGTTTTGGGGGGCGACGTTTCTCCTATTGTCAAGCCTTGTCATTTTATGGATTCCGATGCAGCTGTACGAAATTTCACTCGTCCCTGGAAGCATGGTCTTCGCTGGTTTTTTCCTTGGCGGCATGGTGATGTTAATGGCCATTCTCTCGTACACCATGCCGCGTCTGTCAACATTGCTCGGCATCATCGGCATGTTCAGCGCGATTTTATCCATTATGGGCGCCTTGGGCGGTTTCTTAGTCGGCACGATTCTCGGCATCATCGGCGGGGCGCTTTGCGTCTCCTGGCGGCCGCAATGGGCCGAAGCCGACGTGCCGATGGCGCATAGCGAGACAGCCGCGGACAAAGAACCGTCCGCTGCGGCGGCTGACTAAAAAACAGGCCGGACGAGGCGAATCCTCACTCGTTCGGCCTTCTTTTTCTCCCTCCTTGCACGAACCTCCCTATGAGCCCCTTGTTTCGCGATCAGGAAGCCATAGCAGACAAACTGCACACATATACCTGTATGCATCATCACCTTAGAAGGCTGGAGAACGAAACCCGCAGTTGGCCGGTTCTTCGGCAAGATCGATGGAAGCGAAATGCATTTTTTCACCATCTATGTATCGTTAAGCCTCCCTTCTGACACGCGCTGTGCGAGATTCACGGAAGCACCTTTCGGACGGCAGGCGATAGGGCAACCAACGATGGTTCACTGCAAGGAAATGGCCAGGCATGGAAGCCACATTTAAGCTCCCACAAAAATAAAAACGACCGCCATTGCGGTCGCATCGACGGTTTTGCGATTTTCGATCCGAACTGTTTGGATGTTGGAAATGAAGACGGTGGGAGTAAAACCACCACCCTCCAAACCTTGATTCTTTGAATTCCCTTGGTGTGCAAAATTTGTGCAAAATGATCTCCAGTGCATAAATCCATGCAAAAAGGCGGATCACTCCGCCTTCTTCTCTACTCTGCTGCGCTCCGCATTTTTCCAGCACATTCTCAAAAAACTTGCACGCCACCATCGTCGACGAATGTCTCCTACCACGTACACTTAGAAATGAGAGTTTTTCAACAAAGAAGATGATTAAATTTTTCTCGTTTTATTTTCTGGAGTACCTATGGTCACTTCACCATCATGGAAAAATTCGATTATATACTCTCCATTTTTACAAAGGATAAAGGTATCTGATCCCACAGCAACCACATCATCGATTGCATTTAGAACTTTTTCTAATTTTGTCTGAATACCAGGATAATAAGAATAGTTCCATAGTACAATCACATCATTATAATTCATCCCCTTTTGTCGCAGCCAGTCCACGATTTCTGATAAATACGTTATTTTTTCCTTTTCCGACACATTTTCCCAATCAATCCTTCCCCAAGGTGAAATAGGGAATAATGTACACAAATAATCAAAATATTTTTCAGTTTCCTCGTTCGATAAAATCCTCAAACTATCATCGCCTATTGCATGAACACACTCTTCAAATAGTGTCATTTTTCATCCCCCCTTTATTTATTGATATGCCTCAAAAGTGATTCGAATGTTTTTTCATCCCCTTTAAAAGGAATGCATACTTTTATCGCTTGATCTTTCCCATTTCTGTAATCTTCAACGTTAATATGTATCCCTTTCTTCGGATCATAATCTAGTCTCCACCTAACTTTCTCGTCCGCAGACATCCTACCAATCACTTTTCCATATCCTTTGCTATATAAGTTGCAATTTTGTTTTACATGGCATTGTTCGCTCTTCTTGTCACCGTGCCAGCTTGTCAGGTGATAAAGACGGGACATGGAGATCGGAAATTCTTTATTACAACCTATAACCCATGGTGCTAGTTGGGAGTTAGAACTCAACTAGCCCAAGTGTAACTAGGGAATAGGCTGACAATATGCCGTCGAGCGCTGCTTCAAATCCGATCATGGAATTCGCTCGAATCTCTGTGATCCGGTATTGGTCAACCAGAACCGAGAACACCGTCTCGATCACGTTGCGTTTTTGTTGGATCCACTTCTCCCATGCCTCGGACGAGCAATGTTTCTCGTTTTTTCGAGACGGAGTCCAAAGCGCCATTTGGTACTCTTCGTACAGCCTTTTTTGCAACTCACGGCTGATGAATCCTTTGTCCCCGAAGTGATAAGGATGAGGAATTTGAGTCATCACGCTTTCAGCGGCGATGCGATCATGGCAGGATGCTTCCGTCACCACATAGCCCATGGGCAGCCCTTGATCGGTCACTTGAAGGTGCAGCTTCACCCCATAGCACCATTGCTTTTTGGAAGCGCAATACCCGATGTCGGCGATCTCTTGAAACCGTTTGACGCGATGCATTCTGGCGGTATGGCGCAACGGGAGCGGCAAGCTGTCGACCACGGCATAGGCATGATGTTGGCCGCGTTTTGCTCACTATGGCGGATCCATTTAATGGCGAAGCGCAGCGCCCGGCAACGGCGGTTGTACCGGGAACGTTCGAGAAACGAGCCGTTTGTGAACAAATTTCCCGTGACAAAGCGATGCCATGCCCGTTCGGATGTAAAACCGAGCAACTTTCCTAAAATATGAATCGCAATGACCACAGCGTCTTCCTGTTTGACCAAATGGCGGTTGCGGCGCTGCAGGTGCATCTGAATCGATGACAGCTGGGCAGAGACAAAAAAGAAAATGGCGGCATATTGCTTTTGAATCTTGGCTCGATCTGTAGTAAAATGAAAGTGCTCTTGCATGGGGATTCTCCTTTCGAATGTTTGGTCGCACTTTCATTCTACAGGAGATCCGCAGGCAAGGGCTATTTTTATGCTTACTCGATTTTATCTATATAGATGCAACTAAGAAGTTTAACATATCCTTGACGGAAAAGCGATTTGTCCATTTTCGACTGTCGAAGGCAAGCCACAGGCTTGCCCCGTCGCGCCAAAGCATGACGGAGGACCGAACGACCACCTGCTTCACAGGCCCATATATGGGTCTGGAAGCGGCGTTGTTCGGTCGCCCGACAGTCGATAAAAGCTGCAAATGGTAAAACTTCAAATTGCATCTATATAGCACCACGGGTTTTATCAAATATTGATATTTCAAGGTTTTTGTGACATCGAATTTTTCAGTGTGCAAAATCCGTGCAAAATTATTTTCAGTGTATAAATCCATGCAAAAAGGCGGAGCGATCCGCCTTTTCTCTTTCCCACTCTTCGAAAAATCACCACCCGAAGTCAGGGATCCACATTAACTATTCCGCATCATACGGCCGATATTTCTTGCGCAATGCCTCAAGTTCTTTTTTCTTTTCCTCAATGTCGCTCAAACGATACCAATAATCTGACGTAAGAAGTATTCCTAGATTTCCAGCTATCTTTATTAGGCTTTCCCTAACAGTTTATTGGCTACATCAATAAACTCCTTACCATCTTCATATGGAAAATACCTCATACTGTTTTCATGAACTAATTTCTCTATTTTATCCCAAGTCTCAAAATCTTTATCATGATACACTTGTTCTAACCTTTTAATCTCCTCTTTTAAAGCCTTTACTAACCATGCAGGTTCATTACGAATCAATTCCATTAACTGATTCTCCAACGTTGCATCATAGAAGGTTTGATTATAATAGGAATCAAAGAAATATTGAAGGGTGCTAAATTGTTCCCTTACATTTATTAACATTTTTTACACTCCCTATTTTATATTTTGGATAACTTGTAACAATAATAAATCCGTATTCAGATTTAGAATCTTTCTTTAACTGGGTAAATGCTGTATTTAAATCAGTGTTTAAAGATGTCCCTCCTTTTTTGTATCCCTTACCTATAGAATAATCCATTTCGTGAATTAGGTTAAGTCTATCCGGTGAATTCGGATCAAGCAACCACTCTGAGATTTTAGAGGCGTTGCTAGACAATGTGCTTTTTATTACCTTTATTGCCGTGTTTTGATTTGTATATGACGTAACATCCAATTTTCTTTGTGCTGCCCTCCTAACCATTTCTGCATCTGATAACGATACATGCTCTGCAATTGTGTGTCCTCCTGATTTTTCCGAGTACAGTAATAAGTCTGATGCATCAATTTCTCTAATTTTTTTAGATATGTAATCCATTACTACATTATCTATTTTGTGCGCCCCTGTTTTTACTGTTGATTTGACGCCTTGTATCGCCTTATTTAATTTACCTAATTCTTTAAAGTCTCCTATAACTGGGATAAAAGAAAATAATGCTAGCGCCACTTCTTTGGTGCTAGAATTGGGATTAGATAAGGTGTCAACAAGATGATATGCGTCCTTGAACGTCCCGATAATCGGAATAAAATCTGTAACTACATCTATGATTGATTTAGCTAATTGTTCTTTTCTTTTTTCCTCTGCCTTTCTTTGCAGTTCCTGTGCCTCTTTGATATATCGATTCTTATACCTTTATTCATTTTAGAAGAAATATACGATTTCAGACTTCTATAGGTTTGTATTCCTGCTACTCCATCAACAGATATGCCAGCCAATTTTTGAAATCCTTTCACCGCTTGTTCCGTCTCATGTCCATATGTGCCATCCACTTTAACATTATATCCTGCTGAATTTAACATTATTTGTAATTCCTTTACACCCTCCCCTTTGCTTCCTTCTCTAAGTGTCTGACCTGTCCAATGATCATTACTGCTTGATGAGTTTGATTGAGATACTGTTGTTTGTGTTCCAACATACTTTTGCAGAGCCTGATAGGTTTGTTTTCCTGCAATTCCATCTGCTGCGATTCCAACCTTCTTTTGAAATTCCTTCACGGCTTTTTCTGTATTGGCTCCATAAATTCCATCAATGCCCCCTGGGTTGAATCCAGCTTTATAAAGTCACATAATCGTTCCTGTCTCCCCTCCTCAATGTTTGCCCATTCCATAAGTAATTCGTATAGTTCGACGGATAATAGATTCTACCAGTGCCGTCTACAACGTACATCATTTGTCCCCCATTTCAAAGCTTTATCCATTAATTTCGATAGTAATCAATTTTGATCAAAAAGATTGTCGAATTTTGTATTAAAATAAAAAAATCCCTGCCGTTTTGATATTATCCCTCTAGTGTAGACAGTTGGAAAAATGCCCATATTGTCATTAAAAACACTGAAGGGATTTGTTTATGTTCGAGAACAAGCAAACACCGAAAGACCACCTATTCCGTGGAGTTTAAATGGAGGGCTGCCCAGATGTACATCAAAGAGGGATGGGGATATAAGCGAATATGCCAAGAGTTAGCGATTCCCTGCACAAAAACGATCAGACTTTGGATAAAACGTTACCGTGAACATGGCCGAAAAGGGCTTGAAGAACGGCGCGGGACATCCAAGTCTCCATTCAAGGGAAGCCCCCGAAAAAAAGAGTGCAGTTTAGAGGAAGAGAATCGAAGACTGAAAGCGGAGAATGATTATTTAAAAAAGTTACGAGAGCTGGCAAGGAGGTGAAACCGAAAGAGTGATATTACGTGCCATGGGCTCCGACATACTCACGCTTCAATGTTGTTGTTCAAAGGCGTGAACGTCAAATATGTTTCCCAGCGGCTTGGGCATAAAGATATTGTGACCACCTTATAAACATATTCGCACATTTTAGACGAGATGGAACAAAAAGAGCCGCGACAAGTAGACCTCACAATGGAGGAACTCTACAATGCAAAATAAAAAAAGCCGTGCAAAATCCGTGCAAAATTTTTTTAAATTCTATAGGATTCTTTCGGATTCTCGAAAAAGTAAAAACGACTGCAAATGCAGTCGTATCAAGGGTTTCACGATTTCTTATCCGAACCGTTCGGATGTTGGAAATGGAGACGGTGGGAGTCGAACCCACGTCCAGAGGCATCGCCACTTAAGCATCTACGAGCGTAGTCGGTATATTTCGCTTCGCCGTCCGTTCCGCCTACCGACAGGCCTCCCGGCGGCTAGCCTGATTCGTCTCTTCCCTCATCCTCAGGCGGCGGATTTGGGCGTAGCCCGCTCCATATGAGCCCCTCGAACGCCACGCGGGCGATGGCGGGAGGAGCTAGCTGCAGCAATTAGGCAGCTAAAGCGTAGTTTTGTTTGCCAGTTATCTTTAGGTGACGTTTTTACGAGGACGTCCCCCTCGGCTCGCCGCTTAAGCTCGACCTACCCCTGTCGAATCCGGATCGTCCCCGCGGGTGCGAAGAGATCGGAACAGCTTAAGCATCGGATAACTGGCTGTTGCAATTCTTATTATAGCATGGCTTTGCATATTTTCAACGGAAATGTTTTCTACAGTTTTTGCCGTTCGCGAAACGCCCGCTCGATTTCGCGCTGCGCTTCTTTCCGCTTCATGTCTTCACGCTTGTCGTATTTTTTCTTCCCTTTGGCCACCCCGAGCTCCACTTTGGCAAAGCCGTTTTTAATATACAATTTCAGCGGCACGAGCGTATACCCTTGCTCTTTCGTGTAGCCGATCAGCTTATTGATTTCGCGCCGGTGCAAAAGAAGCTTTCTCGTCCGCAGCGGGTCATGGTTGTAGCGGTTGCCTTGTTCGTACGGGCTGATATGCATGTTATGGAGAAACACTTCCCCTTTTTCCACTTTGGCGAACGAATCTTTCAAGTTCACCCGGCCGTTGCGGATCGATTTGATTTCCGTCCCTTGCAGCACAAGGCCGGCTTCATACGTCTCTTCGATGAAATAATCATGGTGCGCTTTTTTGTTTTGGGCGATTACTTTTCCTTCCCCTTTTGGCATACCCTTCTTCCTCCTCATCGTAGCGTTTCTTATTTTACCAAAAACGAAAAAGAAGGAAAAGCCGCCTGTTCGGCTTTTCCTCACCGTTTTTTCTTTTTCTTCTTTTTCGCCTTCGCGCTGCGGTTTGGGCCGCTTTGCGCTTTCGGCTCCGCCTTCGCTTTTCCTTTCTTTTGTTTTTTCCCTTCGATGACGACCGGAGCGGCTTTCGCTTTCGGCGGGCGGCGCCCTTTCATGCCGACGACTTCAAAATCGACGATCCGCTCGTCTTTGTTCACGTTGATGACGCGGACGGTGATTTCATCGCCGATGCGGTACATTTTTCCCGTCCGCTCGCCGATCATCGCGTAGTGGCGCTCGTCGTAGCGGTAATAGTCATCCGTTAAATAGCTGACGTGCACCAAGCCCTCAATCGTGTTCGGCAGCTCAACGAACAAGCCGAAGTTCGTCACCGAGCTGATGATGCCGTCAAATTCCATCCCGATTTTGTCTTCCATAAACTCGGTTTTCTTCAGATCGTCCGTCTCCCGCTCCGCCTCAACGGCGCGCCGCTCCATATCGGATGCATGCTCGGCAATCTCCGGCAGCTTTTCCGCCCATTTTTGCTGCGTCTCCGGATCCATCTGCCCGTTGATCAAGTACGTCCGAATGAGCCGATGGACGATCAAGTCCGGATAGCGGCGGATCGGCGACGTGAAATGGGTGTAAAACTCGGTTGACAGCCCGTAATGGCCGAGGCTTTCCGCGTCATAGCGCGCCTGCTTCATCGACCGAAGCATGACAGTCGAGATCACCATTTCTTCCGGCTCGCCGCGCACCGCTTCGAGAATTTGCTGGAGGGCGCGCGGATGGATTTGGTTGCCCGTTCCTTTGACAACATAGCCGAAGTTCGTGATGAACTCCAAAAAGCGCTGCAGTTTTTCCGGCTTCGGGTCTTCGTGGACACGGTAAATAAATGGAACGTTCAACCAATGGAAATGCTCGGCGACCGTTTCGTTGGCCGCGAGCATAAACTCTTCAATCAGCCGCTCAGCGACCGACCGCTCGCGCAAGACGACATCGTACGGTTTTCCGTTTTCATCGACGAGCACTTTCGCTTCCTTAAAATCGAAATCGATCGCTCCGCGCTTCATCCGTTTTTGCCGCAAAATGTCGGCAAGCTCAGCCATCAGCTCAAACATCGGCACAAGCGTCGCATATTGTTCCCGCAACACTTCGTCTTTGTCCACCAAAATTTTATTGACATCGGAATACGTCATCCGTTCCACCGTGCGGATGACGCTTGGGAAAATGTCATGGCGGACGACTTCGCCACGCTCATTGATTTCCATCTCGCACGAGAGCGTCAGCCGGTCGACTTTCGGATTGAGCGAACAAATGCCGTTCGACAGCCGATGCGGAATCATCGGGATGACGCGGTCGACCAAATAAACGCTCGTGCCGCGCTCGTACGCCTCGCGGTCGATCGGCGAGCCTTCCTCGACGTAGTAGCTGACATCAGCAATATGAACCCCGAGTTTGTAGTTGCCGTTCTCAAGCTTTGTCACCGTCACGGCGTCGTCCAAGTCTTTCGCATCTTCCCCGTCGATCGTCACGATCATTTCGCCGCGCAAATCGCGGCGCCCTTCCAAGTCTTTCTCCGTAATGACGTCCGGCACCCGGTTGGCATGCTCGATCACGTCTTCGGGAAACTGAAGCGGCAAGCCGTATTTATAAATGATCGATAAAATGTCGACGCCCGGGTCGTTTTTATGGCCGAGAATTTGAACGACTTCCCCTTCGGCGCTCATCCGTCCCTCGGGATACGATGTCAGGCGGGCCACGACTTTATGCCCTTCGACCGCTCCGTTCGCCGCATTTTTCGGAATGAAAATGTCGTTGACGATCCGTTTGTCATCCGGGATGACAAAGCCGAAATATTTGCTTTCCGTGTACGTGCCGACGACTTCTTTCACCCCGCGCTCCAAAATGCGGACGATCGTTCCTTCGCGGCGCGCCCCGGATGAATCAGCCTGGACGCGCACAAGCACCGTGTCCCCATGCATGGCGTTTTTCAATTCGGACGGCGGGATGAAAATATCGTCCATTCCCGGCTCCTCCGGCGCGACGAAGGCAAATCCCTTCGCATGGCCAATCACCTTGCCGCGCACGAGATTCATCCGCTCGGGCACGCCGTAGCGGTTGCTGCGCGTCCGAACGACAAGGCCTTCCTCTTCCATGGCGACAAGCGTTTTGACAAACTCCTTGAACCCATCGGCATCCTCGATGCGAAACGCTTCTTCCAGTTCTTCAACCGTGAGCGGCTTGTACGCCTCATCGCGCATAAACGT is a window of Geobacillus kaustophilus DNA encoding:
- a CDS encoding peptidoglycan-binding domain-containing protein translates to MDGIYGANTEKAVKEFQKKVGIAADGIAGKQTYQALQKYVGTQTTVSQSNSSSSNDHWTGQTLREGSKGEGVKELQIMLNSAGYNVKVDGTYGHETEQAVKGFQKLAGISVDGVAGIQTYRSLKSYISSKMNKGIRIDISKRHRNCKERQRKKEKNN
- a CDS encoding helix-turn-helix domain-containing protein, which encodes MYIKEGWGYKRICQELAIPCTKTIRLWIKRYREHGRKGLEERRGTSKSPFKGSPRKKECSLEEENRRLKAENDYLKKLRELARR
- a CDS encoding DUF6114 domain-containing protein; amino-acid sequence: MNTIRSCWQAFGRWRRRRPFWGATFLLLSSLVILWIPMQLYEISLVPGSMVFAGFFLGGMVMLMAILSYTMPRLSTLLGIIGMFSAILSIMGALGGFLVGTILGIIGGALCVSWRPQWAEADVPMAHSETAADKEPSAAAAD
- the rnr gene encoding ribonuclease R, with the protein product MDHALAERILTFMRDEAYKPLTVEELEEAFRIEDADGFKEFVKTLVAMEEEGLVVRTRSNRYGVPERMNLVRGKVIGHAKGFAFVAPEEPGMDDIFIPPSELKNAMHGDTVLVRVQADSSGARREGTIVRILERGVKEVVGTYTESKYFGFVIPDDKRIVNDIFIPKNAANGAVEGHKVVARLTSYPEGRMSAEGEVVQILGHKNDPGVDILSIIYKYGLPLQFPEDVIEHANRVPDVITEKDLEGRRDLRGEMIVTIDGEDAKDLDDAVTVTKLENGNYKLGVHIADVSYYVEEGSPIDREAYERGTSVYLVDRVIPMIPHRLSNGICSLNPKVDRLTLSCEMEINERGEVVRHDIFPSVIRTVERMTYSDVNKILVDKDEVLREQYATLVPMFELMAELADILRQKRMKRGAIDFDFKEAKVLVDENGKPYDVVLRERSVAERLIEEFMLAANETVAEHFHWLNVPFIYRVHEDPKPEKLQRFLEFITNFGYVVKGTGNQIHPRALQQILEAVRGEPEEMVISTVMLRSMKQARYDAESLGHYGLSTEFYTHFTSPIRRYPDLIVHRLIRTYLINGQMDPETQQKWAEKLPEIAEHASDMERRAVEAERETDDLKKTEFMEDKIGMEFDGIISSVTNFGLFVELPNTIEGLVHVSYLTDDYYRYDERHYAMIGERTGKMYRIGDEITVRVINVNKDERIVDFEVVGMKGRRPPKAKAAPVVIEGKKQKKGKAKAEPKAQSGPNRSAKAKKKKKKKR
- the smpB gene encoding SsrA-binding protein SmpB: MPKGEGKVIAQNKKAHHDYFIEETYEAGLVLQGTEIKSIRNGRVNLKDSFAKVEKGEVFLHNMHISPYEQGNRYNHDPLRTRKLLLHRREINKLIGYTKEQGYTLVPLKLYIKNGFAKVELGVAKGKKKYDKREDMKRKEAQREIERAFRERQKL
- a CDS encoding DUF6230 family protein yields the protein MEMAAKPVIIGGRTAKKPLLAALLGGFLFLGALLSIFGLTGVAYAVPISGVGEFTVQFDKMNGTGFKMYGGVAEAGNAPQTPVFVNEIEKATIQGLRISKDFPALGIRVIIAASEPVSIDGLVQKATQINGNISFGSLTMKESYVGDVSNPVEKAAKEFTQGADNITIENGDLKTVYLFQQKVTLPGMKVYFEKLN
- a CDS encoding RNase A-like domain-containing protein — encoded protein: MALALFSFIPVIGDFKELGKLNKAIQGVKSTVKTGAHKIDNVVMDYISKKIREIDASDLLLYSEKSGGHTIAEHVSLSDAEMVRRAAQRKLDVTSYTNQNTAIKVIKSTLSSNASKISEWLLDPNSPDRLNLIHEMDYSIGKGYKKGGTSLNTDLNTAFTQLKKDSKSEYGFIIVTSYPKYKIGSVKNVNKCKGTI